The segment TAGGTGCGATTAAAAGTCTTTCCGTTCTTCATCAAATCTTCAAAGAACAAATACATTTCAATACCAAATAGGTGCGATTAAAAGCACCAAACACGCCAGAACGTACTTCTCAGTACGTTATTTCAATACCAAATAGGTGCGATTAAAAGAACAAATAGGTGGAGCTATGGAACGGCTTACTATCAATTTCAATACCAAATAGGTGCGATTAAAAGCCTGCAAAAGCCATGAAGACGTTGACGCACGACTACATTTCAATACCAAATAGGTGCGATTAAAAGTCTCAAACCTATTGACTTTTTCAATTCCATTATCGAATTTCAATACCAAATAGGTGCGATTAAAAGGTTCGAATGAAACCATATAATCTTCATTTTTGAAAAATTTCAATACCAAATAGGTGCGATTAAAAGCCCTGATACATCAAGGTAAAACCTACCTCTTTGGTATATTATAAGCGATTTTACAAGGATTGTCAATCGATCCAGATCGTCGGCCTTCGGTCTCCTCTCCCACCCTGGCAGACCGACGACTTCTTATAATCCATTACGTTTCCGAAAGTTACTTCAAAGCTCTGGAGACCATCAGCGTTTTGTCTTGCTGATTCTTTCTTGTTATTTTGGAGGCCGACGACTTCTCCGCCGTTCCTTTTGCAAGAAATACAGTCTGTTACGATGCCTTACTACATTGCTGTTTATGACGTCAACGTCCGACGCGTAGGCAAAATGCTCAAGCTCTTTCGTCGGTACCTGACCTGGGTCCAACGATCTGTCTTTGAAGGTGAGCTGACCGAAGCGCAATTCCGACGATTACATCACGAAGCCCGTCAACTCATGAACCCAGATGAAGATGTGGTCATCTTCTATGAATTGCGCGACGTGCGCTACCATCGTCGGCTCGTGCTCGGCACTGAACAAGGACATACAGGCCGTTTTCTTTAATTACCACCACATGTGCAGCCCGCGGTATCGCTCCTGCTTTGGATCCAACAGGTGCCGAATCAGCTTGTAACACTCCAGCCGAATGAGCCGTTCATAGCTGACATGTCGTTCCAGTCGCCGATGATACACAGTCTGGCGCAATCGCTCATCCCAGTGCTGCACAAAGATGCGCCGCCCCTCTTCTTTGAGATAAATGCCACCCAGGCGCGCTTCAAAATGTCGGGGCGTAATTTGTCCGGTTTTTATCAGACGAAAAATGGCCCGGTCTACCAGAATAGGCTTAAAAATCTCTGCCAGATCCAGAGCCAGCGAAAAGCGGCGCTCGCCGGGCTCATGCAGGTAGGAAATAGTCGGATCCAGCGCGGTGCGATGAATCTGCCGAATCGTTGTTGTATAGCAGAGACTATTGCCAAAGCTAATGAGCGCGTTTAGTTCATTCGAAGGGGGTCGCCGCTCGCGTTTCTCAAAGGCAAACGCCTCGCCTGGACCATGGGCCAGAATAGCTGGCCAGGCCCCATAGTACGCATCTCGGCTGCGGCCCTCAATGCCCATGAGCTCCGGAATCTTTTCCACGGTTTTGAGCTGCGCGCGCTCCTGACCGATAACCGCAATAGCCTGCGCCACCGCCTGCTGCGGAGCCCCTTCCAGGCGATTGACGTAGTAGCGCAGCACGCGGAGTAGATTGTAGGTGGCTGCCTCCACGATAGCCCGTGCTAAATAAAGCCGTCGCTTTGGCCGCACGTAGTGCAGCACCTGTTCAATGCGCAATCGTCCGCTGTGCAAATAGTCACGGGGAATGTAGGTGCCGGTGTAGTTTCCGTAATAGTCGTAGAAGTGCGCCGGGATATCGTGGCGTGCCAGAAAAGTGAGCAGCTTGGAGTTCAGATCCACCTCGCCAAAAAAATACAGGCTATCGACCTGCTCAACCGGAAACGGGATACGTTCTCCGGTAGGCGTACCCGAAGGCGCCCCTGTTTCGTCCTGGTCATCCGGAATGCGCTTGCCGGCTGCCTTTTCAAAAAAAAGCGTGTTCTGCCGGCGGCGGAGTCGTCCGCTGGAAAAAATGTAATACGGGCGCTTCATTTTCCTTCTGACCGAGGGGGTTGGCAGTCCCGAGGAAGCAGTGGCAGTAGCCGAGCAAAGCACTTCAGCGTCGCCTCCACATCGGCTTCGCAATAGCGCCGCACACCGTCGATACCTTCGGTCTTCAGCAATTGGTACACCAGGCTTCCATCACCATGCATTTTCGGACTGGGGATATGCAGCAGCGCACACAGATCCTCCAATCCCAGATTAATGCCCCAGAATAAACTGAACAGATCACAGTGCGGGAAATTCCGGTACGGGTAATTGTCCAGCAGTCCGCAGGCAACAGGCAGCAGGCCATGGTGGAGCGTACGCGCCAGCAGAAAGGGCACGTCGAACCGTTTGCCGTTGAACGTGATCCAGCAGATTTTTTCGCCGCGGTCGACAAGGCGCTGGATGTCCCGCCAGAAACGCTCGAGCATGCCGCATTCTTCCTCAGGCGTTTCGGCGGCGTACGTGTACGGCGGGTTGGGCCGTGAGGGATCGTCTTCGGCGCGTTGGACCGAGATGCAGACGATCCAGCTCAGCAGCGGATGCAAGCTGGCCGCCCGAAGCGCCAGATGGTCTTCCGGCAGATCCGGCTCGCGTTGCCGCTGAAAGTGCATTTCCCGCGCCAGTCGCGCCTGCTGCTGCTCGGAATACCCGTCTTTCGGCAGCGGACACGTCTCAATATCCAGCGCCAGGTAATGCATGGGCACACGTTATTCGGGCGAATGGTCAAAGATGCATACTTCGCCAGTTACAGGAGAGGCATACACCAATCGTCGCACTTTTCCGTGCAGCGCATGCGCAACGGCAAGATACAGCCATACAGGTGCCTGGCCTGTCAACACCACTTCATTACCCTCACCTGCAAGTGTTTTTGCCTGCTCAAGATAAACTGACAGCTCCTCCAGTTTGGCCACTTCGCCATACAGGCTCTTCAAGTCGATCTCGACTCGTCCCCCGCAGAGCACATGGTCGGGAGCGTTATGCATCAGCACCTCTAAACGTTTAGGTATTTCCTTGGTCCGCCGCGCGATGCTCTGAATGCTGGCAGCCCGCTGTCTCATCCCACAGTGCGCTACATCGTTCCGAAGCTGAAGGAGCCAATCCCACACCTGAACAACTTGTTCACGCTCAGGCAGGCTATCAAACCATGCAGGTACTTCCTCTGTCTTTTCTTGCTGAAGCTTTCGGACCGCTGCTCCCAGCACGCGTTCAATTTGCTGTTCGCGGTAATTTTTGTCCAGCCAATCGCCATCGCCTTTCTGGAGTACTACCCAGGAGACCACCCACTCTCGCGCGAGCGTTACTGCCTGCATCCATAGGCCTTTTTTTACCAGGTGCTCAATGAGCGCCAGTTGTTTTTGCAGGTTTTCTCGGTCCAGTCGGTCCGGTGCATCGTGAGCAAACGGAGCGATTTCTGCGTGAATTTGCTCCAGAATGACCGCAAAGGGTTTTGCCCAGCGCTCCGCTTCTGAAGCAACCTCCTGTAAAACGGGCAGCAAGCGGGCTGCCTTATCCATCACATTGCGTGGACGCGCCAGATGTAGCGCCTGGGAAAAGGAGCGCAGCTGCTTAGCAACTCCCTGCAGACGCCTTGGCAAATCGTCACCTGCTCGCGTTTTCCATGCCTGTTGGTGGACACTCTCTAACCGTTCAGCCAGCAAGGTAGCGTCGCTGCGTTGCAGCATAAACTCCGTCCCACTTAGCCAGTCCAGCAAATCCAAGAGCAGTGTCAGGTCAAAGATGGGTGCCCGGTCTTCAGGTTGAGGCGGTTCGCGAAAAGGCTCGCGGGCTTCGTAGGCACCGTACACGATATGCCGAATGGTCACGCCTTTTGTCCGTCGCAAATACGCCGCGACGGCGAACACTATCATCGGGATAGAACGAAAAGCGTGGGTGATGTCCAGAATAACCGTATCGCCCTCATCGACCGAAGAGGCAACACAATCGAAAATCTGCCAGAGTTCAGCTTCAGACCTACCTTCAGGGATATTCTCCGGTTGCAGTTTATTGCCCATTCGCTCCTTGAGCGACTGAAAATGCTCACGCGCTCTTGCCTGCGGCGTTACAAAAACCAGAATCTTTTCAGGTCGAAAGATGCGGGCAACTGCCTCAGGAAACAGGTGAGTTTGACACTTTTGACCGTCATGCCAGATGTAAGTGACGGTCTTATAAGGACCCGTGCCAAGAAACGTGAGCGCTTTCAAGGACGCCATAATGCTGCAAGACTGACTTTTCTGATGCGCTGTGTCTTTTTATCGAATTCTGCGATTTTAACCCATATGTACGTACCTGGAGGAAAGGATGAAAGGTTACGTACTCCGTAACACTCAAATACTTCGTTCTCATATCCTTTAGCAAGCAACCTGACTCGGATAGGATTTCGGGAATTATCTAAAACCTGTGCGGGTATACGTTCAGTTTTCGGTGTAATTCGCTCGATAGGCTCAGGATAGTCTGGCTTTTTTTCTCTTTCAGAGTCTGCCTGAGTTTCTTCTATACTTTCCGACGTTGCAGTTATAGTCTGGTGTTGCTGTGACTTCCATAACCCATATCCTACAGTTGTCTTTGCCCCAACCCCCATTTCCTGCAACCCAGCCTGAAGCCAGCTCTGTGCTTGCTGAGCCAGCCTGGGCTTCCTAGAAGCAACCGCAAACAGAAACTCGCTGTCCGGCGCAATAGCGAGAAAGAAAACAGGGATCGGATTCAGGTAGTCTGCAGGAGGAATATTGCCCCCCTGATAGTATTGACTGTAATGCGGATTCATTACGTCCAAGTCCAGTTGCAATCTTTCTGGATCTGCAGGCACAGCGTCGAAGAAGATGACCTGGCCAGCACTGGCATCGGGTGGAGATTTACCAAACACAGCGGCAAAGGTCGCGTCGGTTTCGTTCTTGTTTTCTATCAGTTCTGCAAACGACCGAGCCAGGCCTTTAAGCGCACTCCCAGGAATAATGGGAAAACCGTAGATGCGATGCAGGCGGATGCTTGTCTCCAGCACACTTTCTGCACCCAGACCAACGATCACACGACTGGCAGTGTGCATCGAGAAGGAACACACCTCATACCCATGCTCACGGTAATCGTCGAGCATGGCTTTCCACCGAACTGCATAAGCATTGATAAGATGGGAAAGATCCGATTGCGTAAATCTCAGAACTTTTCTCCCATTCACCGGGCTAGTAAATCGTTCTTTAGCCCGCCTGGTCAGCTCCCACGTCTGGGCATCGCAAGGTAGCAGCCGATCCAGCCGCAAACCGTAATTGTGGCACTGGACTTCCCGTGACCGGGCAAGAGCACACGTATCCTGCGGAAGCGGGTAAGCCTCTTGAGAGCCGGCCGGGGGGCCACCCGCTCGAGGTGGCCCTGAGGTACGGCCACCCCGTTCCCTTCGGAATCGTCGCTGCGGTCGCATGATTTAATCTCCCTCTGTAGGCAGTTCTGCTTCAGCAAAACGTTTGAGCCATGAGAGATACGCTAAAGCTTCTGCCGTTGCGCGGCGGTAGGTAGCGCTGTCGCTTTGAAGTACCCAATCAAGCAGATTCTGACTGCCTGCATCGGGGGCTATCTGGCGCATTGTCCAAGCCGACAGATGCTCGAACACTGCACCGCTTGCCTCAGCGTCTACTCCGCGTTTCGACTCTTTAAACTTTGCCTTTGACAACAAAAACGCCAGTGTCTGTCCCAGGCCGTTTGTGAGCACAAGCATCGGCACACGACGGGCAAGACTGCCATATTTCTTTTTGAAATCGTCAGAACGGTTGACAACGCTCTGAATGTCTCTCCATGCTTGTTGCGCCCGCTTCTGTTCAAGGGTTTGCTGTTGGCTTGCCATAGCACAAGTCTCCTTATTGTTGGACCAGACGCACTTTGACGAACCCGCGTCCGACGGTGCTGTCACCTCCTAGTTGCATCCGTCTACCATCCACGCAGCCTTTCACAAAATTCAGAACAGCCTGTGCATCCTGAAGCTCAGACAGATTACTATTTACCCTGGGTTTACTGGCAAAGAGCGTCGCGTAAAGCAACGTGTCGGAGGGCAAGTGCTCTTCGGTCCAGAGCGCGCCCTGGGCTACAGTCTTTTTCACATCATCAATACGGACGCGGCTAACGACTTCGGTGGAAAACTG is part of the Rhodothermus profundi genome and harbors:
- the cas2 gene encoding CRISPR-associated endonuclease Cas2, coding for MPYYIAVYDVNVRRVGKMLKLFRRYLTWVQRSVFEGELTEAQFRRLHHEARQLMNPDEDVVIFYELRDVRYHRRLVLGTEQGHTGRFL
- the cas1b gene encoding type I-B CRISPR-associated endonuclease Cas1b, with product MKRPYYIFSSGRLRRRQNTLFFEKAAGKRIPDDQDETGAPSGTPTGERIPFPVEQVDSLYFFGEVDLNSKLLTFLARHDIPAHFYDYYGNYTGTYIPRDYLHSGRLRIEQVLHYVRPKRRLYLARAIVEAATYNLLRVLRYYVNRLEGAPQQAVAQAIAVIGQERAQLKTVEKIPELMGIEGRSRDAYYGAWPAILAHGPGEAFAFEKRERRPPSNELNALISFGNSLCYTTTIRQIHRTALDPTISYLHEPGERRFSLALDLAEIFKPILVDRAIFRLIKTGQITPRHFEARLGGIYLKEEGRRIFVQHWDERLRQTVYHRRLERHVSYERLIRLECYKLIRHLLDPKQERYRGLHMWW
- a CDS encoding ribonuclease H-like domain-containing protein; translation: MHYLALDIETCPLPKDGYSEQQQARLAREMHFQRQREPDLPEDHLALRAASLHPLLSWIVCISVQRAEDDPSRPNPPYTYAAETPEEECGMLERFWRDIQRLVDRGEKICWITFNGKRFDVPFLLARTLHHGLLPVACGLLDNYPYRNFPHCDLFSLFWGINLGLEDLCALLHIPSPKMHGDGSLVYQLLKTEGIDGVRRYCEADVEATLKCFARLLPLLPRDCQPPRSEGK
- the csx2 gene encoding TIGR02221 family CRISPR-associated protein, with the protein product MASLKALTFLGTGPYKTVTYIWHDGQKCQTHLFPEAVARIFRPEKILVFVTPQARAREHFQSLKERMGNKLQPENIPEGRSEAELWQIFDCVASSVDEGDTVILDITHAFRSIPMIVFAVAAYLRRTKGVTIRHIVYGAYEAREPFREPPQPEDRAPIFDLTLLLDLLDWLSGTEFMLQRSDATLLAERLESVHQQAWKTRAGDDLPRRLQGVAKQLRSFSQALHLARPRNVMDKAARLLPVLQEVASEAERWAKPFAVILEQIHAEIAPFAHDAPDRLDRENLQKQLALIEHLVKKGLWMQAVTLAREWVVSWVVLQKGDGDWLDKNYREQQIERVLGAAVRKLQQEKTEEVPAWFDSLPEREQVVQVWDWLLQLRNDVAHCGMRQRAASIQSIARRTKEIPKRLEVLMHNAPDHVLCGGRVEIDLKSLYGEVAKLEELSVYLEQAKTLAGEGNEVVLTGQAPVWLYLAVAHALHGKVRRLVYASPVTGEVCIFDHSPE
- the cmr6 gene encoding type III-B CRISPR module RAMP protein Cmr6 — protein: MLDDYREHGYEVCSFSMHTASRVIVGLGAESVLETSIRLHRIYGFPIIPGSALKGLARSFAELIENKNETDATFAAVFGKSPPDASAGQVIFFDAVPADPERLQLDLDVMNPHYSQYYQGGNIPPADYLNPIPVFFLAIAPDSEFLFAVASRKPRLAQQAQSWLQAGLQEMGVGAKTTVGYGLWKSQQHQTITATSESIEETQADSEREKKPDYPEPIERITPKTERIPAQVLDNSRNPIRVRLLAKGYENEVFECYGVRNLSSFPPGTYIWVKIAEFDKKTQRIRKVSLAALWRP
- the cmr5 gene encoding type III-B CRISPR module-associated protein Cmr5: MASQQQTLEQKRAQQAWRDIQSVVNRSDDFKKKYGSLARRVPMLVLTNGLGQTLAFLLSKAKFKESKRGVDAEASGAVFEHLSAWTMRQIAPDAGSQNLLDWVLQSDSATYRRATAEALAYLSWLKRFAEAELPTEGD